In Mytilus trossulus isolate FHL-02 chromosome 10, PNRI_Mtr1.1.1.hap1, whole genome shotgun sequence, the DNA window AGGCTGGTTAAAAAATTTGTAACaacttaggccgtgttcacattgacctaaactcacacataaactaaacataattgcgttcccattgataaaactcaatgtttacatgcaGTTTAGCACATACTTACAACTTTtcgtccaatcaaattgcttgaATTTGTCTTCTAACTTTCGTAGTACATACTTGTTCGTGTACTAAGTAACTACGCATGAATGACCACAAGGGTTAGATTTCATTGTATCGTAATCAAGATATTGAAATACAAATTGCTACTGGctattttggaaaaaatgttGTGTTCCAAATTAAACTAAAtagtttgtaattatttttcaaattaatttttaaacatccCACTATTTAATCTTTGGATCAagaaatgtttttgacaattaaaagtttctttcaattaaataaaaagtaacaCATATACATTGTAGTTCATTATAACTTGATTAGAGTACAATGCCATCTAAAATTGTAATCATTTATATTATCTTCCATGTAATTACTTTGTACACAAAAATAGAGTGAACCATGAAACCTTGTTAAGGGAAATACAagcaatttgatatatttcatgaatAGATTGGTTATTGGTTacttaatgtccagtgacagatatttcatgcatgaGAACTATTCACTAGACTACCTATGGTAACATACCAGGGGCAGATCCATCCATTTTTAAGGGGTTCCAATCCAAAATAAAGGGGGAGGAGTTCAACTGTATGTTCTTATTCAAAGCATAGTAAAACACAGCTTTTTACAAATATACCAATAAACATACTTACACCATCAACTACATTCTTTTCATTCTGAAGTCAATATCTTACAATGATAATAGTGAGTagatttacaaaactatgtaaATGAGCTACAGCTAGTCAGCCAAAACATATCAATTGAATAATTACAGGATTTCTCAagttgtaaatatgtgctaaatTGGATAGTGTATAGAAAGGTAAatactatgaaaataagagCTTGGGGCAAAGCCCTGCGctcttattttcatagtatatacctttctatacaCTAATCGACacttaaatcatgttttgtctacatgcagtcgatagtcgatggagcccttgtgtaggttaagtgtacacaaaactaggcattcagaactttaattttcccatgtatatttaaaaaagaaacatttttttttctataaaattgatacttacaacacttattaataaagttctttaccgaaatatttgtctaaacttgatatatttatttgttataaaaacattttacgtAGCCTTATTAACCCCTCACCAAGACTCACccatcatcattgccgaacacataaCCATTCGAAAATGTCTTCCCAAATCGATTAGACGTacacactgacagaaatatttgccactggtctgtatattcaaacaacgattcacttataaatgcattactgaaaaagggtgaggttaattgtttgtttgtatagtaCCTGAAACCCGTTAAAATACAATAagaaatagatttttaaaaaaaacattaccccTCCCTTTGCCAAATACTCATTGGAGAAAAAATagcatttgaaacaaacagaagaGATAGAAATGTAATGATCCTTAACATCGCAATTCTCTCTCTTCATTTGTAAGCACGCTGATGGCGATCCTACGTTTTAATGCGTAATCAAGACATCgttaaactactgcaaatcatccAAAATGACTTCTTAAAGAAGCAACCACTTTACTTCCCCCACAAAAGGGGAGGGGGTTCTGACTCAGATATTTTTCTCGTGCGAAAGTTTTTAATTAGTTCTTTTTCGATGGTACCAATTCactatttaacactataatgtatggagaaactttggattcagaatatttgttcattttaaaatcatctGAATggcccgatttttttttaaaatcaaattgtggAAAAATCCCCCCCACCTTTTTAAAAGTCAACAGTTCGTTTCCTcactgctagaaaagttgttcgaaaatttgaattcggttctacgtaatgaacatttaaatgacactagaacacacccgtgatatcgctggtccgtgactgaattaaagtatataactatgcgcaagccttatttgtgtataagttttgtcatctgataaagtcatgccgattataagatacacagtttttctctgcttttaaatctttctgtttgaagccgtcgaactggaacttatcaattattggtaatattaattatttggaaaacagaAGGTCCTGGaaaggagtattttttaatccaCAGCATTGCCCTATATTAATTATGAATacagttgaattctttgattcgctgttttacgtcatgcccactaacaaattgaaaactgtacctatacgccttatttttagtccagatttttagtattcgtattgttatcttagaaagtctgcAATAGgttacaatttgacaatttagtagtgtcaaccctgtgattatgacccgtgtatatagcatattaatcctgaatacagcgtttggtggtgcgccggtcagatgcggaacgtacagataaggtaataggtaacaggtgaatatactattggtatcggtatcggactcgacccggaacttcttaattattggcaatattaattacgtggaaaacaaaagggcctgaagtggtgtaatttttaatctacacctttgtactatattagttatatataaagttgaattatgtgattcgtcgtttttacgtgatgacggctgacaaattggacatcgtaattttagtattatagatatagatagtttacaagtgtgaacaaatttTATGTACAGGTAACTAAACAAGGTGCAGttatgtgaacaaatttaatgtgaaactagtgtacTGTTACATTAAACCAAATAACCAAATGTAAACgtgtttactgtacacggcgtttgATGAGAAACACGGCCTTAGTCACAACTTTCAATAgagtattttaattaaaaattgatacGATAAACcagtcatccaaccaagatggttgTCGCTGCTAAAAAACGAaacatggggggggggggggggggtgtactTAAGAGcgggaaaattgtaaaattgtaataaaaaagcGATTTCAAATGTTCACAACTTGAAAACTAATGTAAATAAGGATAAGGGTCTTTAGAAACTATTGCAAGACTACAATGGGATAACCTGTTACTGGACCATTTTAAACCAAACCGTTGCATAATTCATTATGTGGGTATCTACATGTAATActatttattatgattttaaccttattttacatgattttcaAAACCTCAGTAGatacaggtgagcgacacaggttcTTGAAAGCCTCTAGTTGTATGTTGAATTACAGTTAGAATTCatgtttgattaaaaaatcGAGCGAGGCTTCGAGGATTGTCAAAGAGCTAGTGTCAAAGTTCATGTTACAATTCGAGATGTATTGTTAGAAAAGCTTCAAGTAAAATTAGACTCGACTCAGAGTCAAAATTGGGGTTACTTTAAGTATTTTAGTTTTAGTTCCGAGTTGTGCAAAGGTAGTTTGtatagaaaaacaatttaaatgcaAGCTTCAGGGGCGGATCAAGGatttttagaatatattttttggcaGAGCGATATCAAATCGGTCTACATTAAGGTttaaagagtccaaaattacactttgttttatttcatcaaaaactgaattcttggggttcttaaTTCGCTATACTGAATCTAACTGTGATTTTGAAaattggatattggaccataataagTGTAATGGCCTGACCATTAAGTTTAACCGACGATTGGGCTCAAGCAACAAGACTATCAGGTGCTGATAATTTATTCTCAAACCAATCTAACAAATGGTAAAAagctgaaaaacaaataaaatacaattttacaatgtGTTGAATTAATGTTTCTAGTGCATGAAATGTCCAAAATAATTGATAGCACAGTCCGTTGAATCCGAGAAAATGTTGTACTTTCAAGAACGGTTACATATCCAGTATTTCACGGAGAAAAGGTTCAATTATACGGAAGGCAATTTGAAGGCTTTAATtacaatgtttataataaactcACTCTGTGGTTAGCCACGAATTGTGTCCAAGATGACGTCTCAACGAAATGTTCCTGGTGATCGTAATGACCTTGCAGTTTTCCTGTAACGGATACGTGAGAGTGAGGGAAAGGTAGCGACGGTACGATGTTTTAACGTTAAAGATGAATAATCCTCCTAGACTGGAACACATAAACAGATTAAGAATATAATCaaacgaactatacaaattaCGGAACGGTGTAACAGAATACTCCCCGTCTGATGTCTATCTGATATCACTATTCTATAAACTATTTGCGAATGAGAATAAGATCTAGATAAATGAATAAATCccaatataaattgaatatatacAGATGAAATAACCACTATAGGTCGTGTGAGAAATATCACGTCTCAACTTACGTCATTTCACTATAAAGTTTCCAGAATAGACTAATTCCACGGAAAACTGGGTTCGGCGCAGTTTCTTGTTCTTTGAAGAAGGATCTCTCTAATGCGGTTGCTGTGATTCGCAAAATGTTCCATAGTTGCTGTTGAGATAGTAGGAACTGTTTTTTCCAACGTTGTTAGACGGCGACGACGGTTGAAGGGGGTCCTCCGATGGGTATGACGAGAGCTAATACTTGATCCTATTCCAGTTTGGCGAAATGTCACATCTCTTTGAGTATCCGACGAAATTAAGCGTTTCGTCCTAACGTTCCATCTTGCTGATCCAGTTGTTCTATCTATGAAGTGGGGTCCTCTATGTTTGATTGTGTTGTAGTAATGTCCAAGAAAAGGTGTTACTTTCTGATGATGTCCAGATAAGACTACTGGTTCCTTTTCACTAAAATTCAAGTCAGATTTGGCAATTCTGCTTCCTCCTCGGAGTAGAGGTTGCTTGCTCAAAGGCATATTGATATTGGCAATAGGTCCTTCTATCGGAATATATTTGTGAATGCTACTGATTTCCTCACCATGAACTTCAGGTCCTGTTGATTTCGGAATgaagttttctttatttatagatttttctaTCGAGGTCAAAGATTTTGCTTTTAGTGACACGAGTGCTGTCCCTTTAGAGGAATTTGTGCGTTTACCAGGCTTGGAACTAGGTTCTGTACATTCAATGAATTGTACGGAATACGACTTCGCAAGCTTGGCATTCGAATGAACGTATTGGTCGTTAGCCTGAACAACAATTGGATTATTGTCCTTGATGATGGCTATTTCCGGTCTTGAGGCAAGACGTTGTTTTGATTCCGTAATTGAAACGTTGGTTATCTTTGTGTTGACTTTAATAGGAACAGTTTGCTTGTCAATGTATGTATTTCCAATTATGACCCAACCAAGTCTCAACTTTTGGGCAAATGGAGTTCGGGATGGTCCTAGGCGTTGTTCAAGGACGTGGTGTGCCTCTATAAGGTCCCTTCCAATTAGGAGTAGAATTTGACAACGTTCCTCTATTGGTAGAATGCTTCCTCCGAGTTCTTTCAGATGAGGATGATGCATTGCAACTTCAGGAGTAGGAATTTCGTCTCGATTATTGGGAATATTATTACATTCAATTAATGTAGGCAAATCAAACTGTACGTCACTATGTACAGATTTTATGACGAAATCTTTTCCTCTTTTCCCGGAGGTAGCTATTCTGCCGGAGCATGTCGTAAGAGAGTAGTTTTCAGGTTTTTCCCGAACGTTGAACAGACTGAAGAATTCAGGCGAGGCAAGAGACCGGTTGCTTTGGTCGTCAATAATGGCGTACATTCTGATAATTTTGTCTGTCTTGTTCTTGTGGTACACGTCCACAGGTAATATCTTGGCATAAGATTTCTCGCTCTTATGATCTTTGTAGATCTCTGTGCAGATCGAACTCACAGAGGTTAACTTTGTTTCAGCGGACTCTGTCTGCTCCCCGCCGTAGGCTGGTCTGGGTGAGCTAAACTAGGAACCTTCAGATTGTTGTGGTCTAGTGATGTGAAGTGCTGTGGTATGTCGTTCACTTCCACATTCGTTACAACTGATACTTGCGTTGCAGTTCCGACTTCTGTGTGTGGTTGACTCACAACACTTGTAGCACACATTGTTTTGTCTTAACAGTTCCTTGCGTTCCTCGATCGGTTTGGCTCGGAATGCTCGGCATTCATTCAAGGTATGCATTGTCTTGTGTAGGATACACAGATCTTGTTGTTTACTGCTGTCTTCAGTTTGCTGTTCAACAGCTGTCTTATGAACGTTGACTTTAGAGTACGTCTGAGATGTGAACCTTGGCATAGATTCTTTTGTATTTGGTGTTACTTTTGAGCCAAAGATGAACCCAGGATCGTTCTTAATTTTGCTAATTTCCCTGATGAAGGCAGAGAATTCTGTGAAAGGTGGAAAGGCAACTTCATATTTAGACTTGTATCTTGAAGCCCTTGTAATCCACTTTTCTTGGAGTCCGTATGGCAGTTTTTCTACAATAGGATTTATTCCGGACGAAGAGTCGAAATAAGCAAGCAAACATCCCAGCTTGGGGTTTTCCTTGTGATATTCGATTTCTGAAAGAATATCAGACAAGTCATTAAGACGTGCGTTATCTTTGTTCGTCAAGGTAGGGAAGTTGACGAGTTTACTCATGAGAGAGGCTTCCAACATTTCTGGAGCACCATACCGCTCGTCAAGCCTCTGCCATAATCTCTGTATTCCTATGGTAGGATTATTAGCGTTCGACGCTCTTATGCTAATGGCGTGTTTAGCAGACTCTGGACCGAGCCACTTGATCAGTAAATCGATCTGTTCTGAGTCAGAGACTTGTAACTCATCAGTCACGTTTTTGAAGCTAGCTTTCCAAGTATGTAAGGATTCTGCCAGATCGTTAAAGCTTGTTAATCGGGAGAATAGCAAGTCCTTGCGTAAGAGGAATCTAGTTATCTCTGATGTAAGGTTGATTTGTTGTTGGTGTGCAACAGGGATATCTTCTAATAGGTCTTGTTTTGTGTGTGAAACATGGATCTCTTCTATAACATCTTGTTTTGTGCGTAAGACAGGGATCGCTTCTTTTACACCCTGTTTTTGGTGTTCAATAGGGCTCTCATCTGAAAGGCCTAGTTTTTGTATACCGGTTACTAATCCCAGATCTGGGATAAAGGTAATTTCCGGTGACTTAGTATCGGAAGGTAAGACAGCAGATGTCTGTGACCTTCCTTCACAGCTGTTGATACAGGAAGTTTGTTGACAAAATCTTGCACACGCTGGAGCGGGTCTTCCTTTTCGTCAGGTAGTTCGCTAAAGGCTTGGCTATCATCGTATTCCAGGATACGAGCCTCGGCTTCTGCGGCTGCAGCTTCTCTCTGTGCTTCAAGAAGGTTAAATTTGGCTTTAAGTTGGGCCTTTTCTCGGCTTACTCGTGCGGCTTCTTGTTGCATTTGAGCCTTCCTGCGCATAGCCTCTTGTTCTAACTGAACTGTTCTCTGTGCGGCCTCCTGAGCGACTTCTTGTTCCATTTTTGCCTTTTTGTGTGCTGCTTCCTGTTCCATTTTTGCCTTTTTGTGTGCTGCTTCCTGTTCCATTTCAATTTGTCTGAACAGGGCTTGTTCCTCTAACATTGCTTCCTGTTGTAGGATAATGGCATGTTTC includes these proteins:
- the LOC134686584 gene encoding uncharacterized protein LOC134686584, yielding MHHPHLKELGGSILPIEERCQILLLIGRDLIEAHHVLEQRLGPSRTPFAQKLRLGWVIIGNTYIDKQTVPIKVNTKITNVSITESKQRLASRPEIAIIKDNNPIVVQANDQYVHSNAKLAKSYSVQFIECTEPSSKPGKRTNSSKGTALVSLKAKSLTSIEKSINKENFIPKSTGPEVHGEEISSIHKYIPIEGPIANINMPLSKQPLLRGGSRIAKSDLNFSEKEPVVLSGHHQKVTPFLGHYYNTIKHRGPHFIDRTTGSARWNVRTKRLISSDTQRDVTFRQTGIGSSISSRHTHRRTPFNRRRRLTTLEKTVPTISTATMEHFANHSNRIREILLQRTRNCAEPSFPWN